One Thomasclavelia spiroformis DSM 1552 DNA window includes the following coding sequences:
- a CDS encoding Ldh family oxidoreductase yields MAHIKFKFDTLNAFCNEAFEKFGFSKEESKIITDVLLLSDIYGIESHGMQRLSRYHKGIEKGMIKVDAKPEIVFETPVSAVIDGHAGMGQLISKFAMEKCIEKAKNVGMAIVTVRNSNHYGIAGYYAKMACDQGLIGMSFTNSEAIMVPTFARKAMLGSNPIALAMPAKPYPFFFDASTTVVTRGKLEMYRKAEKELPQGWALDKDGNPSCDAPDVLDNIANKISGGIMPLGGSTEQLGSHKGYGYGMFCEIFCSILSQGLTSNHTHIDGVGGTCHGFIAIDPKIFGNPEDIEAHFSTFLQELRDAPKAKGQSRIYTHGEKEIEAVKDRMENGIDVDVKTVLEMKDLSNYVGVDFEKYFGKLDIEDDGYKTVY; encoded by the coding sequence ATGGCACATATTAAATTTAAATTTGATACTTTAAATGCTTTTTGTAATGAAGCGTTTGAAAAATTTGGTTTTAGTAAAGAAGAAAGTAAAATTATTACAGATGTATTACTTTTATCAGATATTTATGGAATTGAATCACATGGAATGCAAAGACTTTCAAGATATCATAAAGGAATCGAAAAAGGAATGATTAAAGTTGATGCTAAACCTGAAATTGTTTTTGAAACACCTGTTTCTGCAGTAATCGATGGTCATGCAGGAATGGGTCAATTAATTAGTAAGTTTGCAATGGAAAAATGTATTGAAAAAGCTAAGAATGTAGGAATGGCAATCGTAACAGTTAGAAATTCTAATCATTATGGAATTGCAGGATATTATGCAAAGATGGCTTGTGATCAAGGCTTGATTGGGATGTCATTTACTAATTCAGAAGCAATCATGGTACCAACATTTGCTCGTAAAGCAATGCTTGGATCAAATCCAATTGCTTTAGCAATGCCTGCTAAACCATATCCATTTTTCTTTGATGCATCAACTACAGTAGTAACAAGAGGAAAATTAGAAATGTATCGTAAAGCAGAAAAAGAATTACCTCAAGGTTGGGCTTTAGATAAAGATGGTAATCCTTCATGCGATGCTCCTGATGTTTTAGATAATATCGCAAATAAAATTAGTGGTGGAATTATGCCACTAGGTGGTTCAACAGAACAATTAGGTAGTCATAAAGGCTATGGATATGGAATGTTCTGTGAGATTTTCTGTTCAATTTTATCACAAGGTTTAACATCTAATCATACACATATTGATGGTGTAGGTGGAACTTGCCATGGTTTTATTGCAATTGATCCAAAAATTTTTGGAAATCCTGAAGATATTGAAGCACATTTTTCAACTTTCTTACAAGAATTAAGAGATGCACCAAAAGCTAAAGGACAATCACGTATTTATACTCATGGTGAAAAGGAAATTGAAGCAGTTAAAGATCGCATGGAAAATGGAATTGATGTTGATGTTAAAACTGTTTTAGAAATGAAAGATTTATCTAATTATGTTGGTGTTGATTTTGAAAAATATTTTGGTAAGTTAGATATTGAAGATGATGGTTATAAGACTGTGTATTAA
- a CDS encoding VOC family protein, giving the protein MKFKCVHCNINITNIEKSVAFYQKALGLKVERTKEASDGSFVLTYLGDGISNFQIELTWLKDHPQPYDLGENESHICFEVDDYQKAYELHKEMGCICFENKEMGLYFINDPDDYWIEILPKR; this is encoded by the coding sequence ATGAAATTTAAGTGTGTACATTGTAATATCAATATTACAAATATTGAAAAAAGTGTAGCGTTTTATCAAAAAGCATTAGGTTTAAAAGTTGAAAGAACTAAAGAAGCTAGTGATGGAAGTTTTGTATTAACTTATCTTGGTGATGGTATTAGTAATTTTCAAATTGAATTGACTTGGTTAAAAGATCATCCTCAACCATATGATTTAGGTGAAAATGAAAGTCATATTTGTTTTGAAGTAGATGATTATCAAAAAGCATACGAGTTACATAAGGAAATGGGATGCATTTGTTTTGAAAATAAAGAGATGGGATTGTATTTTATTAACGATCCTGATGATTATTGGATTGAAATTTTACCAAAGAGATAG
- the essA gene encoding type VII secretion protein EssA yields the protein MKKTKYLLITTVLIMLISGVSNINAYNENANDENDESTLDLNTDGLKNKKEDYSSLTDINGINIFTDEAKKAIDEKNINEKEKWDEAKNKLFTPNYQTKDDEKNINDNLFKEPVVFNKIFTNQQTKISFVWIIVCLTVVLGICVFIFTRRFYKRKGELENEDNSYTYQ from the coding sequence ATGAAAAAAACAAAATATCTTCTAATAACAACTGTTTTAATAATGTTAATTAGCGGAGTTAGTAATATAAATGCATATAATGAAAATGCTAATGACGAAAATGATGAAAGTACTTTAGATTTAAATACGGATGGTTTAAAAAATAAAAAAGAAGACTATTCATCTTTAACAGATATTAATGGCATAAATATTTTTACAGATGAAGCTAAAAAAGCAATAGATGAAAAAAATATAAATGAAAAAGAAAAATGGGATGAAGCGAAAAATAAATTATTTACACCAAATTATCAAACTAAAGATGATGAAAAAAATATAAATGATAATTTATTTAAAGAACCAGTAGTATTTAATAAAATATTTACAAACCAACAAACAAAAATTTCTTTTGTTTGGATTATTGTATGTTTAACAGTGGTTTTAGGAATATGTGTATTTATTTTTACAAGAAGATTTTATAAAAGAAAGGGAGAATTAGAAAATGAAGATAATAGTTACACTTACCAATAA